A DNA window from Hordeum vulgare subsp. vulgare chromosome 1H, MorexV3_pseudomolecules_assembly, whole genome shotgun sequence contains the following coding sequences:
- the LOC123448526 gene encoding pentatricopeptide repeat-containing protein At3g49240, mitochondrial-like: MSLSKPLAARRLVPALFPLAHADAASAAASRRARRRGAFVSTPPAPPPSPSSVRLAEPLPSLAPSRLALHNSVLALLSPTPAAQAPDLDEAALLTRHALHSNCRPSSFTCIAVLAALLRARRLDDFFALHRFALQAAVPPTAATHALYLSALAARRLPDAALLHLRLIARPGSPVPPSPTAYRVVVKCLVADHGRLADAVELKDEMLASGFVGPDPHVYSLLMAGFVEARDGAKAVELYQELQDKLGGEPVLDGIVYGSLMKAYFLMGMEEKAMECYKEVFSPDSEVRFGTESYNEVVDALGQNQRLEDALNLFDRMLREHDPPLRITVDVRSFSVMVDAYCAAGRFEDAIAVFRRMGEYKVVPDVAAYNNLIRHLGLNRLVDEAEVLHKEMCEQILVADEETCVLLMEACFKADRIDDGISYFDKMAELELKPDASAYHRIVDGLVGLSLLDKAQEYFDQMREKGIHPSIATYETLLKAYVDVGAARLDDAAKVAKCILLDENVVFSDEMRELLEGALRGEGREDDIAKLYEDVEREKAEAVLRAEEEKARAEALAREERAARRAEAAAKDEAAAKASAAAIEAIIGHRRKTEGETAEPASTPNALGGGFLSRLGLSSPGEGAPQDTPIISTETKDGQEQF, from the coding sequence ATGTCGCTCTCCAAGCCGCTCGCGGCGCGCCGCCTCGTGCCGGCGCTCTTCCCGCTCGCCCACGCGGACGCCGCCTCGGCCGCGGCCTCCCGCCGCGCCCGCCGCCGGGGCGCGTTCGTCTCGACGCCCCCGGCCCCGCCGCCCTCCCCGAGCTCCGTGCGCCTCGCGGAGCCGCTCCCCTCGCTGGCCCCCTCCCGCCTCGCGCTCCACAACAGCGTCCTGGCCCTCCTCTCCCCTACCCCCGCCGCCCAGGCCCCCGACCTCGACGAGGCCGCGCTGCTCACCCGCCACGCGCTCCACTCCAACTGCCGCCCCTCCTCCTTCACCTGCATCGCCGTCCTCGCCGCGCTCCTCCGCGCGCGCCGCCTCGACGACTTCTTCGCGCTCCACCGCTTCGCCCTCCAGGCCGCAGtcccgcccaccgccgccacccacgcgctctacctctccgccctcgccgcgcgccgcctccCCGATGCCGCACTCCTCCACCTCCGCCTCATCGCCCGCCCCGGATCCCCCGTGCCCCCCTCCCCGACCGCCTACCGGGTCGTGGTCAAGTGCCTCGTCGCGGACCacggccgcctcgccgacgccgtcGAGCTCAAGGATGAGATGCTCGCCTCCGGGTTCGTCGGACCCGATCCCCATGTCTACAGCCTCCTCATGGCTGGGTTTGTGGAAGCCAGGGATGGGGCCAAAGCCGTGGAGCTCTACCAAGAATTGCAGGACAAGCTTGGTGGCGAGCCTGTCCTCGATGGCATCGTGTACGGGAGCCTCATGAAGGCCTACTTCCTTATGGGAATGGAGGAGAAGGCCATGGAGTGCTACAAAGAGGTCTTCTCTCCGGACTCAGAGGTGAGGTTTGGGACTGAGAGCTATAATGAGGTGGTGGATGCGCTTGGGCAGAACCAAAGGTTAGAGGATGCACTCAACCTGTTCGACAGAATGCTTCGGGAGCATGACCCTCCATTGAGGATTACGGTTGATGTGAGAAGCTTCAGCGTGATGGTGGATGCCTACTGTGCGGCTGGAAGGTTTGAGGATGCGATTGCGGTGTTCCGGAGGATGGGAGAGTATAAGGTGGTACCTGATGTAGCAGCATACAACAATCTGATTCGCCATCTCGGGCTTAATCGACTGGTAGATGAGGCAGAGGTGCTCCACAAGGAGATGTGCGAGCAAATTCTTGTTGCAGATGAGGAGACATGTGTTCTGCTCATGGAGGCGTGCTTTAAGGCGGACCGCATCGATGATGGTATCAGTTACTTCGACAAAATGGCTGAGTTGGAGTTGAAGCCCGATGCATCTGCATATCATAGGATTGTCGACGGCCTGGTCGGTTTAAGCTTGCTCGACAAGGCTCAGGAGTACTTCGATCAGATGAGGGAGAAGGGAATTCACCCAAGCATTGCAACCTATGAGACACTGCTGAAGGCGTATGTTGACGTTGGCGCGGCACGGTTGGATGATGCAGCCAAGGTAGCAAAATGTATCCTCTTGGATGAGAATGTGGTTTTTAGTGATGAGATGAGGGAGCTTTTGGAAGGCGCACTCCGTGGAGAGGGCAGGGAAGATGACATAGCAAAGCTGTATGAAGACGTGGAGAGAGAGAAGGCCGAAGCAGTTCTGCGGGCGGAGGAAGAGAAGGCGAGGGCAGAGGCACTTGCCAGGGAAGAGAGGGCGGCGAGGAGGGCAGAGGCTGCTGCCAAGGACGAGGCTGCGGCGAAAGCTAGTGCTGCTGCCATCGAGGCTATCATTGGCCATAGAAGGAAAACAGAAGGTGAGACAGCAGAACCTGCATCTACTCCAAACGCTCTCGGCGGCGGGTTTCTCAGCAGGCTTGGCCTCAGTTCGCCTGGAGAAGGTGCGCCTCAAGACACCCCAATAATAAGCACTGAAACAAAAGATGGGCAGGAGCAATTTTGA